One region of Sebastes fasciatus isolate fSebFas1 chromosome 1, fSebFas1.pri, whole genome shotgun sequence genomic DNA includes:
- the cacna1da gene encoding calcium channel, voltage-dependent, L type, alpha 1D subunit, a isoform X10 has product MSANGPAPDPAPSAPEAPPAPTPAPAAAPAAPAAPPAPAPPALPAPVSSTIPVGALAQKKRQQYAKSKKQGSNANSRPPRALFCLKLNNPIRRACISLVEWKPFDIFILIAIFANCMALAVYVPFPADDSNSTNHDLETVEYAFLIIFTIETFLKIIAYGLVMHQNAYVRNGWNMLDFVIVVIGLFSVVLELLTKEEKVEVEGDLHPSMHGHGGKPGGFDVKALRAFRVLRPLRLVSGVPSLQVVLNSIIKAMVPLLHIALLVLFVIIIYAIIGLELFIGKMHATCFFPGSGMTPDSIAEEEPAPCAISGHGRQCPINGSECREGWRGPNGGITNFDNFLFAMLTVFQCITMEGWTDVLYWMNDAMGFELPWVYFVSLVIFGSFFVLNLVLGVLSGEFSKEREKAKARGDFQKLREKQQLEEDLKGYLDWITQAEDIDPDNEDEADEGSKRNRVTLADLTEKKKGRFGWFSQSSDTHASVPASETESVNTENQNGEDEKTPCCGPLCQKISKSKFSRRWRRWNRFCRRKCRLAVKSVPFYWLVIILVFLNTLTISSEHYNQPMWLTQVQDVANKVLLAMFTCEMLVKMYSLGLQAYFVSLFNRFDCFVVCGGITETILVELEIMSPLGISVFRCVRLLRIFKVTRHWQSLSNLVASLLNSMKSIASLLLLLFLFIIIFSLLGMQVFGGKFNFDETQTKRSTFDNFPQALLTVFQILTGEDWNAVMYDGIMAYGGPSSSGMIVCFYFIILFICGNYILLNVFLAIAVDNLADAESLNTDGGGKKGDKKEEEKDDKEEEEENDETAAEEEDPEVPSGPRPVLSDLVKKEKITPIPEGSAFFIFSTTNPFRVFCHKLINHHIFTNLILVFIMLSSVSLAAEDPIRNFSARNIVLGYADYVFTSMFTFEIVLKMTTYGAFLHKGAFCRNYFNLLDLLVVGVSLVSFGIQSSAISVVKILRVLRVLRPLRAINRAKGLKHVVQCVFVAIRTIGNIMIVTTLLQFMFACIGVQLFKGKFYRCTDEAKSAPDECKGTYILYKDGDVNQPTIHKRLWHNSDFNFDNVLMAMMALFTVSTFEGWPSLLYKAIDSNRENLGPIYNYRVEISIFFIIYIIIIAFFMMNIFVGFVIVTFQEQGEKEYKNCELDKNQRQCVEYALKARPLRRYIPKNPYQYKFWYVVNSTGFEYIMFVLIMLNTLCLAVQHYGQSALFNYVMDILNMVFTTVFTVEMVLKLIAFKPRHYFTDAWNTFDALIVVGSVVDIAITEVNNTEDSARISITFFRLFRVMRLVKLLSRGEGIRTLLWTFIKSFQALPYVALLIAMLFFIYAVIGMQVFGKVAMVDGTHINRNNNFQTFPQAVLLLFRCATGEAWQEIMLACIAGKLCDPESDYNPGEEMTCGSGFAIIYFISFYMLCAFLIINLFVAVIMDNFDYLTRDWSILGPHHLDEFKRIWSEYDPEAKGRIKHLDVVTLLRRIQPPLGFGKLCPHRVACKRLVAMNMPLNSDGTVMFNATLFALVRTALKIKTEGNLEQANEELRAVIKKIWKRTSMKLLDQVVPPAGDDEVTVGKFYATFLIQDYFRKFKKRKEEGLVGAHPTQNNTAIALQAGLRTLHDIGPEIRRAISCDLQDDELVDFIPEEDEEIYRRNGGLFGNHLMNGGHRRSNGHQTNATQRPLQVQPPPHYAHMEQPVGRLSRANAMSHPNHHHHHHHHHRHHNSYGKSPKSTNINLNNANVSSLPNGGHHRYYEHAPPNGYPGLRNAYYDYEKPRTPQGQRRRYYETYVRSHGVDGHHPTIRREEEFEEDRLSGEYYSGEEFYEDDSMLSGDRYQNSDAEYETPKGYHHPDSYYEDDEQPLYRDSRRSPKRRLLPATPQGIIPPGHRRPSFNFECLRRQSSQDELPHQRTALPLHLMQHQVMAVAGLDSSRAHRLSPTRSTRSWATPPATPASKDQSPYYTPLIRVDHPHRESAASSQVSVRKSSWYTDDPEFSQRMYSPVHLQVPPEYHSQYHQKRGSATSLVEAVLISEGLGRYAKDPKFVAATKHEIADACEMTIDEMESAASHLLNGGMAPSVNGVNVFPILTPRDYELQDTAASYSDEEPETEPRAPYEEDLADEMICITTL; this is encoded by the exons ACTCTTCAGTGTTGTCTTGGAGCTTTTGACCAAAGAAGAGAAGGTAGAGGTTGAAGGAGATCTCCATCCGTCGATGCACGGACACGGAGGTAAACCAGGTGGTTTCGATGTTAAAGCCCTACGAGCCTTCCGTGTGCTGCGACCCCTGCGGCTAGTCTCAGGAGTACCCA GTTTACAGGTGGTGTTGAACTCCATCATTAAAGCCATGGTACCTCTCCTTCACATCGCCCTCCTGGTCTTGTTCGTCATCATCATCTATGCTATTATCGGCCTGGAGCTCTTCATCGGTAAAATGCACGCGACCTGCTTTTTTCCTGGCTCAGGGATGACCCCAG ATTCGATAGCAGAAGAGGAACCAGCTCCATGTGCGATCTCAGGGCACGGGCGCCAATGCCCCATCAACGGCAGCGAGTGTAGGGAAGGCTGGCGAGGTCCAAACGGTGGCATCACCAATTTTgacaacttcctgtttgccaTGCTGACGGTGTTTCAGTGCATCACCATGGAGGGCTGGACGGACGTGCTGTACTGG ATGAACGATGCTATGGGCTTTGAGCTTCCATGGGTGTACTTTGTCAGTCTTGTGATCTTCGGCTCCTTTTTCGTTCTTAACCTGGTTTTGGGTGTGTTGAGCGG AGAGTTCtccaaggagagagagaaggccaAAGCTCGCGGAGACTTCCAGAAGCTGCGTGAGaagcagcagctggaggaggatcTGAAGGGTTACCTGGACTGGATCACTCAGGCCGAAGACATAGACCCTGACAACGAggatgaggccgatgaggggAGCAAGCGCAACC GGGTGACTCTGGCTGACCTCactgagaagaagaaaggaaggtTTGGGTGGTTCAGCCAGTCGTCCGACACTCATG CGAGCGTTCCAGCCAGCGAAACAGAATCTGTGAACACCGAGAATCAAAACGGGGAGGATGAAAAGACGCCATGCTGCGGACCTCTGTG TCAAAAAATTTCCAAGTCAAAGTTCAG TCGGCGCTGGCGCCGCTGGAACAGGTTCTGCCGCAGGAAGTGCCGGTTGGCTGTCAAATCGGTGCCTTTCTATTGGCTGGTCATCATCCTGGTGTTCCTCAACACGCTCACTATATCATCAGAGCATTACAACCAGCCCATGTGGCTGACACAAGTGCAGG ATGTGGCCAACAAGGTGCTGCTAGCAATGTTCACATGTGAAATGTTGGTGAAGATGTACAGTCTCGGGCTACAGGCCTATTTCGTGTCACTGTTCAACCGCTTCGACTGCTTCGTGGTGTGTGGAGGAATCACTGAAACCATTCTGGTGGAGCTGGAGATCATGTCTCCTCTCGGTATCTCAGTGTTCCGCTGCGTTCGCCTGCTGAGGATCTTCAAGGTCACACG TCACTGGCAGTCTCTAAGTAACCTGGTGGCGTCCCTGCTCAACTCCATGAAGTCCATCGcttccctgctgctgctgctcttcctcttcatcatcatcttctccCTGCTGGGCATGCAGGTGTTCGGTGGAAAGTTCAACTTTGACGAGACCCAGACCAAGAGGAGCACCTTTGACAACTTCCCCCAAGCCCTTCTCACTGTGTTTCAG ATCCTGACCGGAGAAGACTGGAACGCTGTTATGTACGATGGAATCATGGCCTACGGAGGCCCTTCCTCTTCCGGGATGATCGTGTGCTTTTACTTCATCATCCTCTTCATCTGTGGAAACT ATATCCTCCTGAATGTCTTTTTGGCTATCGCTGTGGACAACTTGGCAGATGCAGAGTCTCTCAACACGGACGGTGGAGGAAAGAAAGG GgacaaaaaggaggaggaaaaagatgacAAG gaggaagaggaggagaatgacGAAACtgcggcggaggaggaggatccAGAAGTCCCGTCGGGGCCTCGGCCGGTCCTCTCTGACCTGGTAAAGAAGGAGAAGATCACTCCGATCCCAGAGGGAAGCGCCTTCTTCATCTTCAGCACCACAAACCC GTTTCGTGTGTTTTGCCACAAACTCATCAACCACCACATATTCACCAACCTCATCCTGGTGTTCATCATGCTCAGCTCCGTCTCGCTCGCAGCTGAGGATCCCATCCGAAACTTCTCAGCTCGCAATATT GTCCTAGGCTATGCAGATTATGTCTTCACTAGTATGTTTACATTTGAGATCGTATTGAAG ATGACAACATATGGAGCCTTTCTCCATAAAGGGGCTTTCTGTAGGAATTACTTCAACCTCCTGGACCTGCTGGTGGTGGGAGTTTCCCTCGTCTCCTTTGGCATTCA GTCCTCGGCCATCTCAGTGGTAAAGATTCTTAGGGTCCTTCGTGTCCTTCGACCCCTGAGGGCCATCAACCGAGCCAAAGGCCTAAAG CACGTGGTGCAGTGTGTGTTCGTGGCCATCAGAACTATCGGTAACATCATGATCGTCACCACTCTGCTCCAGTTCATGTTCGCCTGTATCGGGGTGCAGCTATTTAAG GGGAAGTTCTATCGCTGCACGGATGAAGCCAAGTCCGCCCCAGATGAGTGCAA GGGTACCTACATCCTGTATAAGGATGGAGACGTGAACCAGCCAACCATCCACAAACGACTGTGGCACAACAGCGACTTCAACTTTGACAACGTCCTCATGGCTATGATGGCGCTGTTCACTGTGTCCACTTTTGAAGGCTGGCCTTC TTTACTGTACAAGGCGATCGACTCCAACAGGGAGAACTTGGGTCCCATTTACAACTACCGCGTGGAGATTTccatcttcttcatcatctacatcatcatcatcgcttTCTTCATGATGAACATCTTTGTAGGTTTTGTGATCGTCACGTTTCAGGAACAAGGAGAGAAAGAGTACAAAAACTGTGAACTCGACAAAAACCAG CGTCAGTGTGTGGAGTACGCTCTTAAGGCGCGGCCGCTGAGGAGGTACATCCCTAAGAACCCGTACCAGTACAAGTTCTGGTATGTGGTGAACTCCACTGGGTTTGAGTACATCATGTTTGTGCTCATTATGCTCAACACGCTCTGCCTGGCTGTACAG CACTACGGACAGTCAGCGCTCTTTAACTACGTGATGGACATCCTTAACATGGTCTTCACTACTGTCTTCACTGTGGAAATGGTTCTCAAACTCATCGCTTTCAAACCCAGG CACTATTTCACTGATGCTTGGAACACATTTGATGCCTTAATTGTTGTCGGTAGCGTCGTCGATATTGCTATCACTGAAGTTAAT AACACGGAGGACAGCGCTCGCATCTCCATCACCTTCTTCCGTCTGTTTCGAGTCATGCGGCTGGTCAAGCTCCTCAGCAGAGGGGAGGGCATTCGCACGCTGCTTTGGACTTTCATCAAATCCTTCCAG GCTCTGCCATATGTTGCTCTTCTGATAGCCATGCTGTTCTTCATCTACGCCGTCATCGGCATGCAG GTGTTTGGAAAGGTCGCCATGGTGGACGGCACGCACATCAACAGAAACAACAACTTCCAGACCTTCCCTCAGGCTGTGCTCCTCCTCTTCAG ATGTGCCACTGGAGAGGCGTGGCAGGAGATCATGTTGGCCTGTATAGCAGGGAAACTGTGTGACCCCGAGTCCGACTACAACCCCGGGGAGGAGATGACGTGTGGCAGTGGATTTGCAATAATTTACTTCATCAGCTTCTACATGCTCTGCGCCTTCCTG ATTATCAATTTGTTTGTGGCCGTCATCATGGACAACTTTGACTATCTAACACGTGATTGGTCCATTCTGGGTCCACACCACCTCGATGAATTCAAGAGAATTTGGTCCGAGTACGACCCAGAGGCTAA GGGCAGAATAAAACATCTGGATGTTGTGACACTTCTTCGTCGTATCCAGCCGCCTCTCGGCTTCGGCAAACTGTGCCCTCACAGAGTGGCCTGCAag AGGCTGGTGGCCATGAACATGCCTCTGAACAGTGACGGCACAGTCATGTTCAACGCCACTTTGTTTGCACTGGTGCGCACTGCTCTGAAGATCAAAACAGAAG GTAATCTGGAACAGGCCAATGAAGAACTGCGAGCTGTCATCAAGAAAATCTGGAAGAGAACCAGCATGAAGCTGCTGGATCAAGTGGTGCCTCCTGCTGGTG ATGATGAGGTAACCGTGGGGAAGTTCTATGCCACCTTCCTGATACAGGACTACTTTAGGAAATTCAAGAAACGTAAAGAGGAAGGCCTGGTGGGGGCTCACCCGACGCAGAACAACACAGCTATCGCTTTACAG GCTGGCCTTCGCACGCTTCATGATATTGGGCCCGAAATTCGGCGAGCGATATCATGTGATCTGCAAGATGACGAGCTAGTAGACTTTATTCCAGAGGAAGACGAGGAAATTTATAGG CGCAACGGCGGCCTCTTCGGTAACCACCTCATGAACGGTGGTCATCGGCGATCCAACGGCCACCAGACCAACGCAACGCAGCGCCCCCTGCAGGTGCAGCCTCCGCCTCACTACGCCCACATGGAGCAGCCGGTGGGACGGCTGTCTCGAGCCAACGCCATGTCCCACCCcaaccaccatcaccaccaccaccatcaccaccgcCACCACAACTCCTACGGCAAGTCTCCCAAATCCACCAACATCAACCTCAACAACGCCAACGTGTCCAGTCTGCCCAACGGAGGTCACCATCGTTACTACGAACACGCACCTCCCAATGGCTACCCGGGTCTTCGCAACGCCTACTACGACTACGAGAAGCCTCGGACGCCCCAAGGTCAAAG AAGGCGCTACTATGAGACCTATGTTAG GTCTCACGGAGTCGATGGACACCACCCCACCATCCGCAGGGAGGAGGAGTTTGAAGAAGACCGCCTCTCTGGGGAGTATTACAGCGGGGAGGAGTTTTATGAAGATGACAGTATGCTGTCAGGGGACAG GTATCAGAACAGTGACGCGGAGTACGAGACTCCCAAAGGTTACCATCACCCCGACAGTTACTATGAAGATGACGAGCAGCCTCTCTACCGAGACTCACGGAGGTCACCAAAGAGACGATTGCTTCCTGCCACACCTCAGGGTATCATACCCCCTG GTCACAGGAGGCCATCCTTCAACTTTGAGTGTCTGCGCAGACAAAGTAGCCAGGACGAGCTTCCACACCAGCGTACCGCTCTACCACTGCACCTTATGCAGCACCAG GTTATGGCTGTAGCAGGCCTGGACTCCAGCAGAGCCCACCGCCTCTCCCCAACCCGCTCCACCCGCTCCTGGGCCACTCCCCCTGCCACCCCGGCCAGTAAAGACCAGTCGCCATACTACACCCCTCTCATCCGTGTGGACCACCCACACAGGGAGAGTGCTGCTAGCAGCCAAGTGTCTGTGCGCAAGAGTTCCTGGTACACAGACGACCCCGAGTTCTCCCAGAGGATGTACTCGCCCGTCCACCTGCAGGTGCCACCTGAGTACCACAGCCAGTACCATCAGAAGAGAGGCAGCGCCACCAGCCTTGTGGAAGCG GTTTTGATATCAGAAGGGCTTGGGAGATACGCCAAGGATCCCAAGTTCGTCGCTGCCACAAAGCACGAGATAGCAGATGCATGTGAGATGACGATAGATGAGATGGAGAGTGCAGCCAGCCACCTGCTGAACGGAGGGATGGCCCCGAGCGTCAACGGGGTCAACGTGTTCCCCATTCTGACTCCGAGGGATTATGAACTGCAGGACACTGCAGCCAGCTACAGCGACGAGGAACCAGAGACGGAGCCAAGAGCTCCTTATGAGGAGGACCTGGCAGATGAGATGATCTGCATCACGACTTTATAG